The stretch of DNA CGCAATAAAGATCAGTCTTATTTCCTCTACGATCTCACCCAAGAGATGTTGGCGGGGACGCTTTTTCCCCTCGGTGAATACACAAAAGATTACACCCGCGAAATTGCTGAAGAAATGAAATTATCGACAGCAAAAAAACCGGAAAGCCAAGATTTATGCCTAATTGAAGCCCATGGCTCCATGAAAACTTTTCTGGATAAATATATCGATCAAAAAGAAGGCGATATTGTTGATCTCGATGGCAAAATCCTAGGGAAGCACACAGGTATTCACCACTACACCATTGGTCAGCGGAAGGGTTTGGGGATTGCTGCGCCGGAACCGCTCTATGTGGTGAAGCTGGATAGTGTCATGAATCGGGTGATTGTCAGTACCCGTGATCGCGCTGGGAAGGATGAATGTAGCGTCAATCGTATGAATTGGGTTTCTATTGCGCCGATTAACGCACCCATTCGGGCAGAGGTGCAGGTTCGTTATCGTAGTAAGGCGGTTCCTGTGAATGTTATTCCTTTGGAAGAAGGTTGTCTCAAACTCGTTTTTGATGAGCCGCAATTTGGCATTACCCCCGGACAAGCGGCAGTTCTATATGATGGCGAAAAGGTTCTGGGTGGTGGCATTATCGAAAATGAGCCTACCAATGTTGATGCTTAACTGAATAAATCTAGTTCGGTATAGGCTGCCATTTGTTTCGGGTTGAGGTCGCAGGTTAGGGCGATCGCCTCTGGCTTGAAAGCGATCAAATCGAGATTATTGGGATCGTCAAGGAGATAATTGGCCGAGAGGTAGCCGGCGATCGTCCATGTTTGGCATTGTCTGGCTTCGCGGCCGATGAGTCTGCCCTGTTTACCGTCATAATATTCCGGCCAGTTGTCATCGGCTAAAGTTTGTCCGGCGATCGCCACTGCTTTTTTTGCCAGCTCTGGTTTGCCCATTTTTTGGGCGGCGGCAGCGAGGAGCCACAGCAACATCGGCCAACTGCCAGCATTATGGTAAGACCAAGGCAAATTTTTGCGATCCCAACCCGTCGTAGTCTGCCAATCGCGCCCTTCGATGGCTGGATAACACACTTTCATCGGCATCATTGCCACCAAATCATCCCAGCGCTGTTCAATCACCGAAAGAATATCTTTGGACTGTTGCTCATCGGCGAGGCTGGTAATAATTGCTAATAAATTACCTTGGGAAAAGAAGCGAAAAT from [Limnothrix rosea] IAM M-220 encodes:
- the mnmA gene encoding tRNA 2-thiouridine(34) synthase MnmA, with translation MSKVAVGLSGGVDSSVTAGILHRQGYEVEGVTLWLMKGKGQCCSEGMVDAADICEQLGITHHVVDSRDLFQKYIVDYLVTGYESGVTPLPCSQCNRMVKFGPMLQWAKEELGIEKIATGHYAKIRHNEETGRYELLRAVDRNKDQSYFLYDLTQEMLAGTLFPLGEYTKDYTREIAEEMKLSTAKKPESQDLCLIEAHGSMKTFLDKYIDQKEGDIVDLDGKILGKHTGIHHYTIGQRKGLGIAAPEPLYVVKLDSVMNRVIVSTRDRAGKDECSVNRMNWVSIAPINAPIRAEVQVRYRSKAVPVNVIPLEEGCLKLVFDEPQFGITPGQAAVLYDGEKVLGGGIIENEPTNVDA